One Xyrauchen texanus isolate HMW12.3.18 chromosome 2, RBS_HiC_50CHRs, whole genome shotgun sequence genomic window carries:
- the LOC127619743 gene encoding endonuclease domain-containing 1 protein-like, producing the protein MILLYLLMVLSAFYSPSSGRVVKDFFGIDGCPQFFPIPGGPTVPSDPKFVQICQDHNGIDRFATLYDTVNRIPVYSAYQFSPHVSVSGSSSYWRKENNLRDDQQALNDDYLNTCYERGHLYSVYQNNNEDGVRATFTLTNAAPQSHYFNVQWFNFAEKPIVEDVEMACGKKPPFGAYIVTGVVPSNPPKYLTDLDSGKARRGVLVNVPHVFWNAFCCKDNNQIIRTGGYHVQSSTNGADHYIKEKYKNVADLEKFLRFKVFGGNCI; encoded by the exons ATGATTCTGCTGTACCTGCTGATGGTGCTGTCTGCTTTTTACTCTCCATCTTCAGGCAGAGTGGTGAAAGACTTCTTTGGGATAGATGGTTGTCCACAGTTCTTTCCCATACCTGGAGGACCGACTGTCCCGTCAGACCCAAAGTTTGTGCAGATTTGCCAAGATCATAATGGAATTGACAGATTTGCCACTctttatgatactgtaaacagaATACCAGTGTATTCTGCTTATCAATTTTCTCCTCACGTCAGTGTATCAGGAAGCTCTTCTTATTGGCGTAAAGAAAACAAT CTCCGTGATGACCAACAGGCTCTGAATGATGACTACTTAAACACCTGTTATGAACGTGGACATTTGTATTCTGTATACCAAAATAACAATGAAGATGGAGTGCGTGCCACCTTCACCCTCACCAACGCTGCTCCTCAAAGCCATTATTTCAATGTTCAGTGGTTCAACTTTGCTGAAAAACCAATAGTTGAAGATGTAGAAATGGCATGTGGAAAAAAACCACCATTTGGTGCTTACATTGTCACAGGAGTGGTACCAAGTAACCCACCAAAGTATTTAACCGATTTAGATAGTGGAAAGGCAAGAAGAG GTGTGTTGGTGAATGTGCCCCATGTCTTCTGGAATGCATTCTGCTGCAAAGACAACAATCAGATCATTAGAACTGGTGGTTACCATGTACAGAGCAGCACAAATGGAGCAGATCAttacataaaagaaaaatataaaaatgttgcagATCTAGAGAAGTTCCTAAGATTTAAGGTTTTTGGTGGTAATTGTATCTGA